In Deinococcus aquiradiocola, the sequence CACTCCGCCCCGAATACGGATGCACGAAGCCGTAGATGTACGTCCACGCGAAGCCGTTGTCCTGCAGGGCGGGGGGCCGTGCCCCCCGCTTCGCCCAGCGGCGACGCAGCACGCTCTTCGTCCCGAGCCGTGCTTCATCCTCGAACCAGCGTTCCACCTCCCGTCCCGATGAAGTGCCCTTCAGCGTTTCGACAAGGGCGCAGATTTTTTTTTGTACGCCTCCTGCTCCGCCGGGCTCGCCGCCTGGGGATGCTGTGGACGGGGGAGCTGAACCGTGTATTGGAGCCGACGCAAATAGTTCCATCCGGTGACGATGTTCACCGGATGGCCCACCACCTCTTCGATCCAGGCGGCCACCTGACGGGACGTCCAGCGCCCGCCATCNNNNNNNNNNAGTTCCACCTCCCGTCCCGATGAAGTGCCCTTCAGCGTTTCGACAAGGGCGCAGATTTTTTTTTGTACGCCTCCTGCTCCACCGGGCTCGCCGCCTGGGGATGCTGTGGACGGGGGAGCTGAACCGTGTACTGGAGCCGACGCAAATAGTTCCATCCGGTGACGATGTTCACCGGATGGCCCACCACCTCTTCGATCCAGGCGGCCACCTGACGGGACGTCCAGCGCCCGCCATCATCCGGTGGGTGCTGCAATCGCAGGTCCAGCGCCTGACGCTGGACCTCATCGAGCAGTAAGGGACGCTGCGAGCGGCCTTTCCGGCGATCTTTGGGCCCATCGGGCCCACCGGCGTTGTATCGCTTGATGGTGCGGCCGACCCAGTTGGGAGTGCGTTGCACGATGTGTGCGATCTCCTTTCGCGACCGGGGATGCGTGGGGTCACTGAGGAGGATCAGCGCTTGCCAACGGGTGCGTTCGTCGTGCGTGGCGGCGGTCTTGAACCGCTCACGCAGTTCTTCCAGGGTCAGGTGGGGGATGATCTCAGTCGCTTTGATGGACTCAGTTTATCTCAAAACCGTATGATACGATTTTGAGCTGAACTTTTGGAGTTCAGCCGAGCGACAAGGGCACCAACAGGGACGGTTTGGAGGAGGTGGAAGCGGGCAAGCGTCCTCTCCTGCGGAGCTGTCCCAGTCATGGGCGCTGTTCTGCCCAAGAAGCGGGCAGGCGTCCTGTAGGGCGTCCGTTCTGCCCAAGAAGGGATGCCTTTGCTTTTCCCGGCATCCCTGGAATCGGATCAAAACCGTATGAGCTTCAGGCGTTCAGCTCAATCTGGCATCAGAAGGTCCGGGCGGACGGCACGCCGAGCGTGACGGTGCTCCCTGGCGCGCCCGGCCCGACCCTCACGCTCCCGCTCGCCTGCGCGGGCCGCACGCTGCACAGGTGCGCCCGCTGATCGCAGACGTACAGGGTGGCGTTCACCCGCACCGGGTACGTTCCGGCAGGCGTGCCCGGCGGGACCGGCACACTTACCGCCGCCGCGTTCAGGCGACTCCAGTAGTGCTGCGGGTCCGGCGCGTACAGCGCCCCGCCCCGCCACCGCCCCGCGTGAACGCCCCACGGCGTCGTGACGGTCAGGTCGGCGGGCGCCGCGCGGCTGAACGTCAGGCCCGCGACGGGCGGCACCTGCACCCGCACCGTCACGCTCCCCCCGGCGGCCACCGCGAGGGCAGGCGGCACGGCCAGCAGCGCCAGCAGGCACCCGAGGCCCCGCACCGCCCGAAGGCACGCCTGGCGTGCCGCGCCGCCCCGCATCACTTCTCGGCCAGCAGCGCCATCAGCTGCCGCTCCAGGCCCGGAATCGCGTCCGGGAACCGCGCCGACAGCTCACCCACGTGCACGGCCCGCACCTTCCCGCGCCGGTCCACGAGATAGAAGCTCGGCCAGCCGCTCACGCCGTACGCGTTCCAGGTGGCGAGATCGTTGTCCTGCATGACGGGCCAGTCTACCCCGTCTCGCCGCAGGGCCGCCGCGACATTCCCCGCAGGCCGGTCCGACGGGAACTCCGGCGAGTGCACCCCCACGATCTCCAGGCCCGCCGCGTGAAACCGCGCGTACCACCCCCGCAGCGTCGGGAGGCTCAGGTGACAGTTGATGCACGAGTACACCCACACGTTCACCAGCACCACCCGCCCCCGCAACTGCCGCACGTGCAGCGGCGCCGAATTCAGCCACGCGCCGCCCGCCACGAACTCCGGCGCGGCCTCCCCGACCCGCACCGACCCGGCACCCCCGCCCAGCGCGAACATCGCGCCCACGCACGCCAGCACCCGCACCAACCTGCCCGCCCCAGCCCACCACCCTTCAACGCCCATACCCCAGGTACGCACCGCACCGCCCCGAAGTTCAGTCCCCCGCCCGCATTTGATCTATACTTCCGGCGGCCCGGAGATTCCGGCGCACCACCCTCGTCCTTTTCAGCAGGCCCGTGAGTCTGCACCCGCCCCGTGAGGCAGGAAAGGAGCACCATGAACGCACACCCACCGCACCACCGCTGCCGCCGGAACGCCCGGACGGCCTTTTTTTTGGCCGGGAGCGCCACATGCAGCTGAAGGCCTCCATCCTCACCAGTGAGGAACTCCGCCGCGCCCTGACCCGCATCGCGCACGAGATCCTCGAACGCAACAAGGGCGCCGAAGGCCTCGCGCTCGTCGGCGTGCACACGCGCGGCATCCCGCTCGCCGCCAGGCTCGCCGCGAAACTCCGCGAACTCGAAGGCGTCGACGTGCCCCTCGGACGGCTCGACATCACCCTGTACCGCGACGACCTCTCCGAAATCGCGCGCCAGCCCGTCATCCGCGAGACGCAACTCGACTTCGACATGCAGCCGCGCCGCATCATCCTCGTCGACGACGTGCTGTACACCGGCCGCACCGTCCGCGCCGCCCTCGACGCGCTCCTCGACCTCGGCCGCCCGCAGAGCATCCAGCTGGCCGTCCTCGTCGACCGGGGCCACCGCGAACTCCCCATCCGCGCCGACTACGTCGGCAAGAACCTCCCCACCGCCCGCACGGAACTCGTCAAGGTGAAGCTCGAAGAGACGGACGGCGTGGACGCCGTCGAACTCTGGGAACGCGACGGCACGCCGGAGCAGGCATGACCGCCTTCTCCGACACCCGCCCCCGCCACCTGCTGGACTTCCAGGGCTGGAGCACCGAGCGCCTCACCGCCATCCTCGACAACGCCGACACCATGCTCAGCGTCCTCGACCGGCCCGTCCGCAAGGTCCCCGCCCTGCAGGGCCTCACCGTCTGCACCGTGTTCTTCGAGAACAGCACCCGCACCCGCATCAGCTTCGAACTCGCCGCGCGCCGCATGAGCGCCGACGTCGTCAGCTTCGCCGCCAGCAGCAGCAGCCTCAGCAAGGGCGAAAGCCTCCGCGACACCATCGAAACGCTCACCGCGTACAAGGTCGACGCGTTCATCGTCCGGCACGAAGCGAGCGGCGCCGCGCACCGCGTCGCGCAGTTCAGCGGCAAACCCACCATCAACGCCGGAGACGGCCGCCGCGCCCACCCCACCCAGGCGCTCCTCGACGCCTACACCATCCGGCAGGAATACGGCGACCTGGCCGGACGCAACGTCACCATCATCGGCGACGTGCGCCACTCCCGCGTCGCCCGCAGCAACACCGAACTGCTCACCCGGCTCGGCGCGAACGTCACCCTGTGCGGCCCCGCCACCCTCCTCCCCCGCGACCTCGCAGGCGAGCGCGTCACCCTCACCACCGACGCCCGAACCGCCGTGAAAGGCGCGCACACCGTCATGGCCCTGCGCCTCCAGACGGAACGCATGGACGCCGGATACCTCGGCAGCCTCCCGGAATACATCCAGGGTTATCAGGTCAACGAGGCGCTGATGGAACACGCCGAGCCGGGCGCCATCGTCCTGCACCCCGGCCCCATGAACCGCGACCTGGAAATCAGCGCCGACACCGCCGACGGCCCCCGCAGCCGCATTCTGAAACAGGTCGAGAACGGCCAGGCAGTCCGCATGAGCGTCCTGTACCACCTGCTGGTCGGGCGGGCCTGAACATCTGTGAACGCTGGCCTGTTGCGAGCTGCCGCCACGCCCGTACAGGCGATTTTTCGAGATGTCGTGCTTAAGGGCCATGACCCTGACACTGTAGTTCTGGAGTTCGATCAGGAGAACAAATGACCATCACCATAACCAACATCCGCCGACCCAACTCGGACACTCCTGAAACCCTCACCATCGAGAACGGTCTGATCAAGGGCTGGAATCTTCCGGCTGAAGGCGAAACCATCGACGGCAACGGGGCCACGGTCGCTCCGGCCCTCCTGGAACTGCACGCGCACCTGCGCGAGCCGGGGCAGGAGGTCAAGGAGGATCTCGCGTCGGGTCTCGCGGCGGCGGCGGCGGGCGGGTACGGCACGGTGGTGTGCATGCCGAACACCTCGCCGGTCATCGACGACCCGGCGCTCGTGCGTGCCCTGATCGAGAAGGCGGACGCGCTGGGGTTCGCTCGCCTGAAGCCGTCGGCAGCGCTGACGAAGGGGCAGCAGGGCAAGCAGCTGGCCGAGCTGAGCCTGCTGAGGGAGGCGGGCGCAGTCATGTTCACCGATGACGGCCGCACCAACGAGGACGCGCGCGTGCTGCGGCTGGGACTGGAGTACGCGCACAGCCTGGGGATGGTGGTGAGCGTGCATGCCGAGGACGCGACGCTCCGGGCGGACGGCGTGATGAACGAGGGTGCGGTCAGCGAGGCGCTGGGTCTGCCCGGCAATCCGGCGGCGGCGGAGGCGGCGCGCGTGGCGCGTGACATCGAGATCGCGGCGTTGACGGGCGCGCGGCTGCACGTTCAGCACCTGTCCACGGCGCGCGCGCTGGATCTGGTGCGGGACGCGAAGGCGCGGGGCGTGCCGGTGACGTGCGAGGTGTGCCCGCACCACCTGACCCTGACGGACGAGGCCCTGCGGGGCTTCGACCCGATGTTCAAGGTCGCGCCGCCCCTGCGGACGCAGGTGGACGCGGAGCACCTGCTGGCGGGCCTGCTGGACGGCTCGGTGGATTGCCTCGCGACGGATCACGCGCCGCACACGCGCGCGGAGAAGGAGCAGGACATGCTGCACGCGCCGTTCGGCATTCCGAGCATCGAGGTGGCGTTCCCGCTGATGTGGACGCAGTTCGGGGAGGTGCTGGGCCTGGAGCGCCTGCTGCACCTGTTCACGGGCGGCGCGGCCCGCGTGATGGGCTGGCCCGAGCCGACGCTGGACGCGGGGCAACCGGCGGACCTCGTGCTGCTGGACCTGGACACGGCGCGTCCCGTGACGCCCGCCGAGTTCCGCAGCAAGGCGAAGTTCTCGCCGTGGGCGGGGCAGGAGCTGCGCGGCTGGCCGACCCTGACGGTGGTGGGCGGCCGGGTCGCGTACCGCCGCTGACCGGCGGACGCGCCTGCCCCTGACGCTCGCGGAACGGGACGCCCTGCTGGGTCGGGCGTGCGGCGCGGTGTGGCCGTTCGGGCCGCTGCTGGACGCCGCACGCCTGGACCTGGGCGCGGACGTGCTGGACGTGGGTGGGGGAGACGGTCGTCTGCTCGCCGAGTGGCGTCGGCGCGGGCAGACCGGGCGGGGCGTGGTGGCGGACGCCTCCGCCGGAGTGGACGCGCACGCCCTGCCGTTCCCGGACGCGTCGTTCGGCGTGGTCGTGATGCTGCGCGTGCTGACGCACCTGCACTCGCCGGGCCTGGCCGTGGCGGAGGCGTGCCGGGTGCTGCGCCCGCACGGGGTGCTGCTCGTGGCCGCACATGGCCCGCAGCACCTGCCGGGCCTGCTCCCGGTGGGCGTTCCAGCGCCCTGCCCGGCCCTGCCAGACGGCTGGCGGGCCACCGCGCTCGCCGTGACGCGGCCTGCGCGGTTCGCCTGGGCAGACTGGGTGGCCCTGGCGGAAGCATACAGCGTGCCGCCGGGCATGCCCCGCAGGATGTTGGAGACGTCCCTGCACCTGCAGGGATGGGTGGTGCGCGCGCCCGCCGCGCGACCCTGACGTGCAGACAGAGGAGAGGGGGACGGACTCACGTGTCCGTCCCCCTCTCCTCGTTTCCGGGAACAGCGCCCGAAGCGCTCCACCTCTGGCGTCTGCCGCCTTTCTGCGCTGCTCGGAGTGATGATTCAACCGTCACCCCGAGCTTCCTGTCAGCTCTGGCTGCTGCCGTTCCCGCCGCGACGTCCCCGGCGACGGCGGCGGCGCTTGCTGGCGTCACTGCCGTCCGCGCCTTCCGCCGTGGCGGGCGCGCTGCCATGGGCGGGCGCGGCGGCCTGCTGGCGCGGCGCGCGGCCGTCCTGACCCTGGTTCTGGTTGCGGAAGTTCCCGCCGTTCCCGTTGCCGCCACGGTTTCCGCCGCGCTCGTTGCCGCTGCGCGCCGTCTGCGGCTGCGGACGGCCACGGAAGCCGCCGCTGCGGTTGTGGCCGCCCTGGCCGTCCTCGGGCGGCATGTTTTCCAGCGTCCAGTCGCCGAAGTACATGCGCTGCACGGTGACGTTCACGGGCCGCAGGTGCTCGTTGCGGGGCCGGTCGAGCGTCACGATGCGGCGCTTGCCGCCGCCACTGTAGTTGCTGGACGGGCGGCTCCCGCCGTCCCGGCCGCGCCCGATCCGCAGTTCATTCCGGTTCCCGCCACGGTTCTGGGCGGCCTGCGCGGGCTGGGTGTCGTCCTGAGCGGCGCGGGGCGCGCGCACGCTGGGGACGAGGGTGCTGAGTTTCTCGCGCTTGCTCGTCTCGCGCTCTTCGCGGCGACGGGCGCGGGGCTTGCCTTCATTGCCGTCCATGTTGCTCTCCTGTGAAAATTCGATCTGCCGGGCCAGCGGGTTGACCTGGGTGATGCGGATGGTGATGTGCTCGCCGACCCGGAAGACGCGGCCCGTCGTCTTGCCTTTCATGATGCCGGCGTCCTCGATGTACAGGTAGTAGTCGTCGTCGAGGTTCGAGATGTGGATGCGTCCCTCGACGCCGTTCTCCAGCGCCACGAACAGGCCGCTCGCGATGACGCCCGACACGTACCCCTCGAACACGCCGTCGAGGTTCTCCTGCGCCCACTTCGCCTGATAGTACTTCGTCAGGTCGCGTTCGGCCTCGCTGGCCGTCCGTTCGCGTTCGCTGGTGTGGCGGCCCATCTCGGCGAGGCGGGCCTCCATCTCGGCCTTCTGCCGGTCGCTGAGTTCACCGCTCAGGCTGGCTTTCAGCATGCGGTGCACCAGCAGGTCCGGGTAACGGCGGATGGGGGACGTGAAGTGCAGGTACTCGTCGAAGGCCAGCCCGAAGTGCCCGAGGTTCTCGCCCGCGTACTTCGCCTGCTGCATGCTGCGCAGCAGCAGGGTGTTCACGGCCGTCTCCTGCGGCGTGCCGCGCACCTTCTTCAGGACCGCCTGGTACGCCTGCGGGGTGGGTTCCCCGCCCGGGAAGGCCAGCCCGAGTCGCCCGATGGCGCTGCTGACCTCCTGGAAGCGCGCCAGGGTCGGCTCCTCGTGAATGCGGTACAGGGCAGGCACGTTGCGTTCCAGCAGGTGCCGCGCGACGACCTTGTTCGCGAGCAGCATCAGGTCCTCGATCATGCCGCGCGCCGTCTCCTCGCGCACCGGCACGAGCTCCAGGTGCCCGCCTTTGCCCACGTCGACCTTCACTTCACGCATCTTGAAGTCGAGGGCTCCCTCGCGCAGGCGGCGTTGACGCAGGCGCGACGTGATCTTCAGCAGCAGGTGCAGGTCGCCTTCCAGGGCGCGCGCGTCGCCCTGCAGGGTCGCGACAGCCTCGCTGTACGCCTGCACCTCGTCGTACGTGAGGCGCGCCTTGCTGCGGATGACGCTCGGCGCGAGCTTCACGTCGAGGATGTCCCCGTCGATGTTCAGTTCGATCAGGGCGCTGAGCGTCAGTCGGTCCTCGTACGGCACGAGGCTGCACACGCCGTTGCTGAGGTGCTCCGGCAGCATCGGCAGCACCTGACCCGGCAGGTACACACTCGTCGCGCGGGCGTACGCCTCGTCGTCGAGCGGCTGTCCGGCCTTCACGTAGTGCGACACGTCCGCGATGTGCACGCCCACCACGAAGTTCCCCTCGGGCGTCGGCTGGATGTGAATCGCGTCGTCGAAGTCCTTCGCGTCGCGGCCGTCCACCGTGAAGATGTTGTAGTCGCGCAGGTCGAGACGCCCGAACAGCGCCGACTCGGGAATGCTGGACGGAATGGCTTCCGCCTCCTCCAGCACCTCCGGCGGGAACTCGTCGCGCAGGCCGTACTTGATGACGACCGCCTGCGTTTCCGTGACGGGGTCGTCCTCGTTCCCGAGGACCTTCAGCACCTGACCGTACACTTCGTCCTCACCGGTGTCTTCCGGCCAGTACAGTTCCGTCACGAGGCGCGCCCCGTCCGGCAGGCCCTCCAGGCCCTCGGGCACCAGCATGATGCGGTGCTTGTTGCGCATGTCGTCCGGCTTCAGGAACGCGTACCCGTGCGAGTGCTCCAGGCTCCCCACCAGCTGCGCGGAGGCGCGCTCCACGACGCGCACCACCACGCCCGCCGGGCTGTCGCCGCGCCGCCCGCCGCGACCCTCGGGCCGGATGAGGACCGTGTCGCCGTTCCAGGCTTCCATGGTGCGGCCCTCGGGGATGTAGTAGTCGTCGCCGCCCGAGTCGGGGATTACAAAGCCGAACCCGCTCGCGGACGCCTGGAAGCGGCCACGCACGAGGTTCATCGCTTCCGGCAGACCGTACGTGCGCTTGCGCGTCTGAATGACGAGGCCCGCGTGCACGAGTTCGTCCATCAGGGCCGTCAGGTCGCTGCGGTACGTGCCGAGCCGCTCGCGGCCCTGCCGGGTGAAGCTGCGTTCGAAGTCGCGGATGTGCACGGGACGGCCGAGTTTACGCAGCTGCTCGATCACGAGCGTCTGCGCGGGGTGCGCGTCCGCCGCTGCGGTGGCGTCTCCGTCGGTCGCGTCGTCCTGTTCCCCGTCGTCCTGCCGTTCGTCCGTCAGCGGTCCGGCGGGCGTCCCGGCGTCCTGCGCCTGCACGGTCACCTTGACGCTGCCCCGGCCACGGTTCCGGCGGCCACGCGGGGCGACAGGCTCGTCCTGCTCCCCCTGTTCGGGTGTGGCGTCCTGCGTTTCCTGCACGGTTGCCAGGGTGTCCGGCGTCACGGCAGGTTCGGCCTGTGCGCCCGTCCCGGCCTGCTCGGCCACCACGTCGGGGGCCGTCGTGCGGGGCTTGCGGCCACCGCGGCGCGTCAGACGCGGCTCCTCAGTGGGCGCCTGCTGCTGGGCGGGCGTCTCGGCGACCGTTTCGGGCGTCGTCTCGACCGGCCCTGCGGCCACTTCGGCCGTCACGGTCTCGTCCTTGCGGGCACGGCCGGGCTTGCGGCCACGACGGGCGGCAGGAGCGGGCTCCACGGGCGTCTCGTCCACGGGCACGGCCACCGACACCACTTCCGGTTCGCTGGGAGCGGCCTCGGGGACAGGTGTCACGGCGGCCCTGCGGCCACGCTTCGCCTTCGTGACGGGCGGCTGGGCAGGTTCCGTGGTCGTCTGCTCGGGTTCCGGCAGGACAGCCTCGGCCGGAACGGCGTCGACCTGCGCATCCTCCATCTGCACGGCCACCGGCGCAACGACAGCTTCCACCTGCACGGCGGCCTTCGGCTTGCGGCCACGGCGCGGCGTGGGAACGGCGATCTCGGGCTCGGGAGTGGGTTCGGGCTGAACGGCCACGTCGGAAGCTTCCACCACTTCAGCAGACGCGGCCACTTCAGGCTGCGCTCCGGGCGCGGCAACGGCGGCCTTCGGCTTGCGGCCACGGCGCGCGGGCGCCACGGGCTGCTCGGGCTCGGGCTGCACGGCCTCCGTGACCTCGGGCTGCGCCTGCAGCGGCCCGGTCACTTCGCTGACCTGCACTTCGCTGGCCTGCTTCGAGGTCCGGCGACCACGGCGGGCCGGAGTCGCGGCCTGCACGGGTTCGGTGATCGGCTCAGCCGCCTGGGCCGGCTGCACGTCGGCCGCTGTGGGCTCCGCGTCCCTGGTCCTGCGGGCGCGGCGGGCGGGGGCCGTCTCGGTCTGCACGGCCTCTGGGATAGGGGTGACGCTCGCCGCGGTACGCTTAGCGCGCTTGCGGCTGGATTCGGCTTCGGGTTGTACGTCTGGCGCGGCGTTCTTCGCCTTGCTCGCCCTCTTCTGGACACTGCTGTCCCGGGGGGTCGCGTCGGGCTTCGTGGCCCCGCGCTCCTTGCTGCTCTTTGGCATTCAGCACCTTTGTGTTCGCTCGCGGGCGGTGCGGTACGCCGGAAACCTCGTCGCATTCCGTCTGCGGGATTTTCGGCGGTACAGTTGCGCGGGGCGGGATTTTCCTGCCCAGCCGCTCCGGCGAGGATTGCTTGTCACGGGCCTGCACAACGCTCAGGTGCAGCCATAGCCCGGAAGCTCCTCCACTGTAGCACGCCCCCACCTTTCCGGCCTGACCGGACCCTCATGCTCAGCGCAGGCAGGGAGGCGGTCCGGAGCGCAACCCGGGTCAGTCCTGCGTCAGGGCGCGCACCCGTCCGCCGAGCGGCGCGTGGTCCGACAGCCTTGCCGCCCGGTGCGCCGTCACGTCCCGCACGTCCACGCCCGCACTCAGCAGATAATCGATGCGCCACCCCACGTCGTTCGCGTACGCGTTCGCGCGGTTGCTCCACCACGTGTACGCGGCCTGCTCGCCCAGCGTCTCTCGGTGCGTGTCGCGCAGGCCCAGCGCGAGCAGCTCACCCATCCACGCGCGCTCGTGCGGCAGGAAGCCGCTGTTGCGGACGTTGCCGCGCCAGTTGCGGATGTCGATCTCGCGGTGCGCGACGTTGAAGTCCCCGCCCAGCACGAGCGGACCCTCCTGCAGCCGAGCCTGCACCCAGGCGCTCAGGATGGGCAGGCTGCGGTCCTTGAAGCCCTGGCGTTCCTCGCCGCTCGACCCGCTCGGCAGGTACAGGCTCGCGTACCGCACGCCGTGCAGGACGCCCGACACGAGGCGGCCCTCGTCGTCCAGCAGTGGGTCCCCGATGCCGATCACCACGTCCTGCAGCGCTTCCCGCGACAGGATGGCGACGCCGCTGTACCCGGCCCTGCTCGCCGGGTGCCACACCGAGTGGTAGCCGAGCGGTGCGAACACTTCCGGCATGCTGCTGGCGCGGACCTCCTGCAGCAGCAGCACGTCCGGCGCGTGTTCCTCCAGCCAGGGCAGCAGGCCCTTGCGCAGGGCACTTCTCAGTCCGTTGAGGTTCAGGGTGACGACATGCACGCCCGGCAGCATACCGCCCGTCCTGCCCGCTCCGGCCCACCCGCACCCCCCCCGGCGGGTGGGCCGGGTTCAGGCTGGAGTCCGGGTGGGCGCGTGTATATTTGCTCTGAAGTTAAGAATCCCTCAATCCCCACGCTGACGACCACGACCCCACCGGAGGACCCTCCATGCCCGACCAGACCCCCGCCCGCCCGCGCAGCCACGCCGTGAGGCGCGCCGCGTTCCTGACCCTCACCCTGACCCTCGCGGCCGCCCGCGCGCAGACGGGCGCGCCCGTCGTGCCCACCAGCGCGCCCGTCACCGCGCCCGGCAGCGCCCAGTCCACCGGCGGCATCCTGCCGCTCGTGTCGGTCGGGCAGCGCTGGACCTCCAACACCGAGACGTACCAGATCCGCGTGGACGGCCAGAATGCCGGTCGTCCCATCGGGCTGGAAGTGTACAGCCCGGCCCTGAACCTGATGGACTACGCGGACGGACGGCGCGGCGCCGGGTACTTCGGCGACGAGCTGTACAAGAAGAACGAACCGTTCGAGACGGTTTTCACGCTGACCGGCCCGTCCGGCACGGTCATCGAACGGCATTACCTCGCGAGCCGCGAGCACGCGTGGGAATCGCTGCTGTCCGGCGGCCTGCCCGCCGGGACGTACACCCTGACGGTCCGCAGCAGCGGCGACGGCAAGAACAGCTTCGCGCTGCGCGTCGCGTCCCCCTTCGCGCTCGAAACGTCGGACTTCAGCGTCAACGCGCGCGACAGCACGCAGCAGGACCTGCTCGCCGCGCGCCTGCGCGTGCCCGCCGCGTGGGTCGGCAAGACGCTCGCCGTGTCGAACTACGACGTGGACGGCCCGCAGGAGGCGCTCACCTGGGTGGTGCAGCCGGACGGGACGCGCGTGAACCTCACCACCAGCAACGACGGCCAGAAGGCCACGAACACCTTCGTGGTCACGCAGGCGATGGTCGGGGAGTGGCCCGTGTACATCCGCGTGCTGCCCACCACCAGGCAGTACTCGAACGCCGTGCAGTTCAGCTTCCGGCTCGACAACCAGCCGGTCACGGCCCTCGTGGGCGGGTTCGCCGACCCCGGCGGGCAGAAGGTCGCCAACCAGCTGATCGTGGACGTGGTGGACCCGCAGGGCCAGCCCATTCCCGGCGCGACCTACAGCGTCGGCAGTGACAACGTCGTCCGGCCGCGCCTCCCGCAGGGCTGGGTGCCCGTCTCCGCGAACGTGCTGGAAGGCCAGGGGACCGTCACGTCCCCCACCGAGCTGCGCGTCGCGCCCGGCAACGCCCGGCTGCGCTTCGTGGCCCGCCCGCCGCAGGGAGCGCTCACGGTGGACGCCGTCGCCGTGTACGGCGACACCCGCATCCCGCTCACGAACGTCCCCTTCGACCTGGGCGGCCGCACGTACGCCGCGCCCGTCACGGTGCCGCTCGCGCCCGGCAGTTACCCCGTCGCGCCCGGCAGCATCCCCGGCGCGACCGTCACGCCCGCCCAGTCGGGCATCGTCACGGACGGCGCGACCGGCCACGTCACGCTGGAGTACAACGTGCGGACCGAGGTGACGCTCACCACGTCGCCCGACGTGCTGGACGCCTGCGACGCCTCGCAGCTGACCGCGCAGGCCAAGACGGACTTCCCGTACCGGCTGCCCAGCACCCTCAACCTGAACCTCCCGGTCGGCTGGAGCAGCGACTACCCGCTGCAGCTGCGCGGCGACCTGAGCAGCAGCACGCCGCTGCGCCTGAAGGTCCCCGTCCGCATCTGCCGCAGCGACAGCGCCGAAGCGGTCCTCGCGCCCGTCGGGGTGCGCGCCACCGGGGACGCCAGCGTCCGCAACCCCAGCGGCGTGAACGTCACGCGCAGCGTCCAGAACGGCCAGCGCGTCCACGTCGCCAAGACCGCCGAGAGCGTCTCGTCGCTCGGCGGGAACGGCCCCAGCCAGCCGGGGTACACCGTCACGCTGCAGATCGTGTCGGACGGCAACGTCGACAACCTCCGCATCCTCGACCCGCTGCCCACCGGGGCGAGCGCGCCCGTGCTGCGTGGCCCGCTCAGCGTGTCCGGCCCGAGCCTCGCGTCGCTCACGCCCACCCTGGACGGCGACACCATCGTCCTGCCGCGCATCCTGCCCGGCACGTACACCGTCCGGTACACGCTGTTCACGGACCTGCCCGCCGACCGCGTCGTGACGACGCCCGAACTGAGCTGGTAACGACACGGTGATCTGACCTTCAGGAGGTCAGCCGGACGGAACGAGGACCGAAGCCGGACAGCACGGTGCCACGAACACGGGGCGGGAGAGCGGGGGAGAGCGGTCCTCACCCTCCCGCCTTCGCTGTGCCTCTCCCACCAGCCCTTTCCGGCACATTGCGCGT encodes:
- a CDS encoding aspartate carbamoyltransferase catalytic subunit — its product is MTAFSDTRPRHLLDFQGWSTERLTAILDNADTMLSVLDRPVRKVPALQGLTVCTVFFENSTRTRISFELAARRMSADVVSFAASSSSLSKGESLRDTIETLTAYKVDAFIVRHEASGAAHRVAQFSGKPTINAGDGRRAHPTQALLDAYTIRQEYGDLAGRNVTIIGDVRHSRVARSNTELLTRLGANVTLCGPATLLPRDLAGERVTLTTDARTAVKGAHTVMALRLQTERMDAGYLGSLPEYIQGYQVNEALMEHAEPGAIVLHPGPMNRDLEISADTADGPRSRILKQVENGQAVRMSVLYHLLVGRA
- a CDS encoding dihydroorotase, whose protein sequence is MTITITNIRRPNSDTPETLTIENGLIKGWNLPAEGETIDGNGATVAPALLELHAHLREPGQEVKEDLASGLAAAAAGGYGTVVCMPNTSPVIDDPALVRALIEKADALGFARLKPSAALTKGQQGKQLAELSLLREAGAVMFTDDGRTNEDARVLRLGLEYAHSLGMVVSVHAEDATLRADGVMNEGAVSEALGLPGNPAAAEAARVARDIEIAALTGARLHVQHLSTARALDLVRDAKARGVPVTCEVCPHHLTLTDEALRGFDPMFKVAPPLRTQVDAEHLLAGLLDGSVDCLATDHAPHTRAEKEQDMLHAPFGIPSIEVAFPLMWTQFGEVLGLERLLHLFTGGAARVMGWPEPTLDAGQPADLVLLDLDTARPVTPAEFRSKAKFSPWAGQELRGWPTLTVVGGRVAYRR
- a CDS encoding helix-turn-helix domain-containing protein encodes the protein DGGRWTSRQVAAWIEEVVGHPVNIVTGWNYLRRLQYTVQLPRPQHPQAASPAEQEAYKKKSAPLSKR
- a CDS encoding class I SAM-dependent methyltransferase translates to MWPFGPLLDAARLDLGADVLDVGGGDGRLLAEWRRRGQTGRGVVADASAGVDAHALPFPDASFGVVVMLRVLTHLHSPGLAVAEACRVLRPHGVLLVAAHGPQHLPGLLPVGVPAPCPALPDGWRATALAVTRPARFAWADWVALAEAYSVPPGMPRRMLETSLHLQGWVVRAPAARP
- a CDS encoding redoxin family protein, which translates into the protein MRVLACVGAMFALGGGAGSVRVGEAAPEFVAGGAWLNSAPLHVRQLRGRVVLVNVWVYSCINCHLSLPTLRGWYARFHAAGLEIVGVHSPEFPSDRPAGNVAAALRRDGVDWPVMQDNDLATWNAYGVSGWPSFYLVDRRGKVRAVHVGELSARFPDAIPGLERQLMALLAEK
- the pyrR gene encoding bifunctional pyr operon transcriptional regulator/uracil phosphoribosyltransferase PyrR codes for the protein MQLKASILTSEELRRALTRIAHEILERNKGAEGLALVGVHTRGIPLAARLAAKLRELEGVDVPLGRLDITLYRDDLSEIARQPVIRETQLDFDMQPRRIILVDDVLYTGRTVRAALDALLDLGRPQSIQLAVLVDRGHRELPIRADYVGKNLPTARTELVKVKLEETDGVDAVELWERDGTPEQA
- a CDS encoding winged helix-turn-helix domain-containing protein: MKATEIIPHLTLEELRERFKTAATHDERTRWQALILLSDPTHPRSRKEIAHIVQRTPNWVGRTIKRYNAGGPDGPKDRRKGRSQRPLLLDEVQRQALDLRLQHPPDDGGRWTSRQVAAWIEEVVGHPVNIVTGWNYLRRLQYTVQLPRPQHPQAASPVEQEAYKKKSAPLSKR